The following proteins are encoded in a genomic region of Saccharopolyspora antimicrobica:
- a CDS encoding carboxymuconolactone decarboxylase family protein, whose protein sequence is MPDNTADPNLAWTFRLAVDNLAPSISKAMDAFDAELDKVTLEDSLLELVRIRASQINGCAYCVDEHSREAHTNGESERRLFCLPAWREVPLFSKRERAALELTEAMTRLSEGPVEDELFSRVSAEFTDVEMAELIWTIAGINVWNRIAATARPWPFA, encoded by the coding sequence ATGCCCGACAACACCGCAGACCCGAACTTAGCCTGGACCTTCCGGCTAGCGGTGGACAATCTCGCGCCCAGCATCAGCAAGGCCATGGACGCCTTCGACGCCGAGCTCGACAAGGTCACGCTGGAAGATTCACTGCTGGAACTCGTCCGGATCCGCGCATCGCAGATCAACGGCTGCGCCTACTGCGTCGACGAGCACAGCCGCGAGGCCCACACCAACGGCGAGAGCGAGCGGCGGCTGTTCTGCCTCCCCGCGTGGCGGGAGGTGCCGCTGTTCAGCAAGCGCGAGCGGGCGGCCCTGGAACTCACCGAGGCCATGACCAGGCTGAGCGAAGGACCGGTCGAGGACGAGCTGTTCTCCCGGGTTTCCGCCGAGTTCACAGACGTCGAGATGGCCGAGCTGATCTGGACGATCGCCGGCATCAACGTCTGGAACCGCATCGCCGCCACCGCACGGCCCTGGCCGTTCGCCTGA
- a CDS encoding class I SAM-dependent methyltransferase, giving the protein MAHRGLAMSEEEVFADFLGRVDLSGAVVAEIGGAFPTELIEQRGVARWYSVDPNREAARSGVREVIAVPAEEMPLPDSSADAVFSCNAFQFLDIGRTLLQAARVLKPGGLLYSHFGPIWSAVDGHQLEYVSYQGRDLAFWRDTLLPPWAHLAYDREELRELLRSGMPEDLADLLVWHVHDSTTINRSFFEDYLDAAVRSGLQWCEVSASEHLDYEIATPELDSALLREVAPNQLAADLTRERGRPTSVGIRDVLMVLRKPAA; this is encoded by the coding sequence GTGGCGCACCGCGGCCTCGCGATGTCCGAAGAAGAGGTGTTCGCCGATTTCCTCGGTCGCGTGGACCTCTCCGGTGCGGTGGTGGCGGAGATCGGCGGGGCATTCCCGACCGAACTCATCGAGCAGCGCGGCGTCGCCCGGTGGTATTCCGTGGACCCGAACCGGGAAGCGGCGCGATCCGGTGTCCGCGAGGTGATCGCGGTGCCCGCCGAGGAGATGCCGCTGCCGGATTCGAGCGCCGACGCGGTGTTCTCCTGCAACGCCTTCCAGTTCCTCGACATCGGGCGGACCCTGCTGCAGGCCGCGCGGGTGCTCAAGCCCGGCGGGCTGCTCTACTCGCACTTCGGCCCGATCTGGAGCGCCGTCGACGGGCACCAGCTGGAGTACGTCAGCTACCAGGGGCGCGACCTGGCGTTCTGGCGCGACACGCTGCTTCCGCCGTGGGCCCACCTGGCCTACGACCGCGAGGAGCTGCGGGAGCTGCTGCGGTCCGGGATGCCCGAGGACTTGGCGGACCTCCTGGTGTGGCACGTGCACGACAGCACCACCATCAACCGGTCGTTCTTCGAGGACTACCTGGACGCGGCAGTGCGCAGCGGGCTGCAGTGGTGCGAGGTCTCCGCGTCGGAGCACCTGGACTACGAGATCGCCACGCCCGAACTGGATTCCGCGCTGCTCCGCGAAGTCGCCCCGAACCAGCTGGCCGCGGATCTGACGCGGGAACGCGGTCGCCCCACCAGCGTCGGCATCCGCGACGTGCTGATGGTCCTGCGCAAACCCGCGGCATGA
- a CDS encoding MerR family DNA-binding transcriptional regulator, with protein sequence MTDRDAPLISSTELAAKLGLARRTISHYAKQGLITPALITPGGQYRWRYEDVVAEMRALAEKRRQEQE encoded by the coding sequence ATGACCGACCGGGACGCGCCGCTGATCTCAAGCACCGAGCTCGCTGCAAAGCTGGGCTTGGCACGGCGGACCATCTCGCACTACGCGAAGCAGGGACTGATCACGCCTGCGCTGATTACACCTGGCGGTCAGTACCGATGGCGCTACGAAGACGTCGTCGCTGAGATGCGCGCACTCGCGGAGAAACGCCGCCAGGAGCAGGAGTAG
- a CDS encoding aminotransferase class III-fold pyridoxal phosphate-dependent enzyme yields MTTAAGHTNQELIERARRVTAAEKYDIGTRFPAIYRRAEGSWMTDVEGNRSLDVTAASGALLLGNCHPLVSAAITDYIQDYGTVFASTLSLPRIELAERLCERFPAGEKVVFGKSGSEATTMAIRLARAATGRELILTSGFHGWHDWHQSYLQIGYDAGSGVACFGYNKTAFKRLVAEFADEIAGVFVTPEPAWFDAAYYRELSEFCAQHGVLFMLDEVITSMRYGPNGVNGTGEVPADIITMSKGMANGHSLSAVLGKAEVIDAYDDAGIGGTYTREVPPMAAALAVQDFLADGTEHERCQRMGKLLMDGMRDILASVGIPAWVGGPAMMFDVVVPSEALSWDIYRAAFDHGAYFEDSGTQMVTAAFGEAEVDHALTAFEKGARKVAATTEFEVSEIGFDRKAQFAAEAFGGALEDDDRVLKSIEETVRQIAERTPGISPRPLPACG; encoded by the coding sequence ATGACCACTGCTGCCGGCCACACCAATCAGGAACTCATCGAGCGCGCCCGCCGGGTGACGGCCGCTGAGAAGTACGACATCGGCACCCGGTTCCCGGCGATCTACCGCCGCGCCGAGGGCTCCTGGATGACCGACGTGGAGGGCAACCGCAGCCTCGACGTCACCGCGGCCAGCGGTGCGCTGCTGCTCGGCAACTGCCACCCGCTGGTCTCGGCCGCGATCACCGACTACATCCAGGACTACGGCACCGTGTTCGCCAGCACCCTGTCGCTGCCGCGCATCGAGCTGGCGGAGCGGTTGTGCGAGCGCTTCCCGGCCGGGGAGAAGGTGGTGTTCGGCAAGAGCGGTTCCGAGGCGACGACGATGGCCATCCGGCTGGCCCGGGCGGCCACCGGCAGGGAGCTCATCCTGACGTCCGGGTTCCACGGCTGGCACGACTGGCACCAGTCGTACCTGCAGATCGGCTACGACGCGGGCAGCGGAGTGGCCTGCTTCGGCTACAACAAGACCGCGTTCAAGCGGCTGGTCGCGGAGTTCGCCGACGAGATCGCCGGCGTCTTCGTCACCCCGGAACCGGCCTGGTTCGACGCGGCCTACTACCGCGAGCTGTCGGAGTTCTGCGCCCAGCACGGCGTGCTGTTCATGCTGGACGAGGTGATCACCTCGATGCGGTACGGCCCGAACGGCGTCAACGGCACCGGCGAGGTGCCCGCCGACATCATCACCATGAGCAAGGGCATGGCCAACGGGCACTCGCTCTCCGCGGTGCTCGGCAAGGCCGAGGTGATCGACGCCTACGACGACGCGGGCATCGGTGGCACCTACACCCGCGAAGTCCCTCCGATGGCCGCGGCGCTGGCGGTGCAGGACTTCCTGGCCGACGGCACCGAGCACGAGCGCTGCCAGCGCATGGGCAAGCTGCTCATGGACGGCATGCGCGACATCCTGGCCTCGGTCGGCATCCCGGCGTGGGTCGGCGGTCCGGCCATGATGTTCGACGTGGTGGTGCCGTCCGAGGCGCTGTCCTGGGACATCTACCGCGCGGCGTTCGACCACGGCGCGTACTTCGAGGACAGCGGCACCCAGATGGTCACCGCCGCGTTCGGCGAGGCGGAGGTCGACCACGCGCTCACCGCTTTCGAGAAGGGCGCGCGCAAGGTCGCCGCGACGACGGAGTTCGAGGTGTCCGAGATCGGCTTCGACCGCAAGGCCCAGTTCGCCGCGGAGGCGTTCGGCGGCGCGCTGGAGGACGATGACCGCGTGTTGAAGAGCATCGAGGAGACGGTTCGGCAGATCGCCGAGCGGACTCCGGGGATCAGCCCCCGACCCCTGCCGGCCTGTGGCTGA
- a CDS encoding PIG-L deacetylase family protein has product MSGVEPALPARVLLLSPHPDDIAWSLGGVVARLRGAAELSAVTFFGRTRYAPGCAAHGDVVASEVRAREEDEWARWAGVRVDRGDLPDASLRGYDDDTEMGAEPAADVVSAVVALLAGAVRSVRPDFVLAPLAMGGHVDHAAVLGAVTTLAGDWSAELIWYEDLPYAATEPPPSTGHPLVVDVGPVWNTKERGVGFFPSQLPDEVLPVLRSHAGVDGERAERLWTSSVDGATGFERLLSSQNTPAEPDSAVQVLHS; this is encoded by the coding sequence TTGTCCGGTGTCGAACCAGCGCTGCCCGCGCGCGTCCTGCTCCTCTCCCCGCACCCGGACGACATCGCGTGGTCCTTGGGCGGCGTGGTGGCACGACTGCGCGGTGCGGCGGAACTGTCCGCAGTGACCTTCTTCGGCCGCACCCGCTACGCACCGGGCTGCGCGGCGCACGGCGACGTCGTGGCTTCGGAGGTGCGCGCGCGGGAGGAGGACGAATGGGCCCGCTGGGCGGGCGTGCGGGTGGACCGAGGTGACCTGCCCGACGCGAGCTTGCGCGGCTACGACGACGACACCGAGATGGGAGCCGAGCCGGCTGCCGACGTGGTGTCGGCGGTCGTCGCGCTCCTGGCCGGCGCGGTGCGCTCGGTGCGCCCGGACTTCGTGCTGGCCCCGCTGGCGATGGGCGGGCACGTCGACCACGCGGCGGTGCTGGGCGCGGTGACGACGTTGGCCGGGGACTGGTCGGCGGAGCTGATCTGGTACGAGGACCTGCCGTACGCGGCTACCGAGCCACCGCCGTCGACGGGCCACCCGCTGGTGGTGGACGTCGGCCCGGTCTGGAACACCAAGGAGCGCGGGGTCGGTTTCTTCCCCTCCCAGCTGCCCGACGAGGTGTTGCCGGTGTTGCGATCGCACGCCGGAGTGGACGGTGAGCGTGCCGAGCGCCTGTGGACGTCCTCGGTGGACGGTGCAACCGGATTCGAGCGCCTGTTGTCGTCCCAGAACACGCCCGCCGAGCCCGACTCAGCTGTCCAAGTACTGCACAGCTGA
- a CDS encoding FHA domain-containing protein, which yields MLWSVAMGRRAVGVEMRGEPALGVHWNIREDVYHQLGLIDRMMLDTYGEAGIPRLADGRLFRLAETFYSPKTSGGNVAADEIVSSLVTDLHLVGAIEHLEFIDDRWVDGKPNRVIIRNDPPALPPEPDASKIRDDINAVLDGPSTFQTAASELLRLLRRYLEKIEEMDLARGLARPRVRLFLNHRVVEAEDDGFLDCGDGRKRIRIEQVRELDFRGRFARRRVPGTEIIDLGVPELFVVAEGFYSSDAERLGFEQHDVLVDHDDGRGPVVAQADYLAAFVEVLVDGRLRRRISSVFDDDGTEYWVRQLAVGHENDPEVGWILVQVPDFRTFDPVEEGVLPAGTDPNSPEYFATYQQLLYEYFIDQAAEILELPKAELAKIRMDYGPKLFSLVERIGDDARLAVNGVVAGDSFGNGHFLTSGGANTGMVGHSARVLRYWQDRDAGIHPEQAIRTLADAIKRDSEAWLNVSAVEFSQASPINFGAERIQEIADANGISVDARAATVDSSRRVRHSLLTLDYSDWRRLFVRGGRLHADQLPPLHPLHPAARDAEDAADTDANAEMGGTGALAR from the coding sequence ATGCTGTGGTCCGTGGCGATGGGGCGCCGCGCGGTCGGCGTGGAGATGCGCGGTGAACCGGCGCTCGGCGTGCACTGGAACATCCGCGAGGACGTCTACCACCAGCTCGGCCTGATCGACCGGATGATGCTGGACACCTACGGGGAAGCGGGCATCCCGCGGCTGGCGGACGGGCGTCTCTTCCGGCTCGCCGAGACCTTCTACAGCCCGAAGACGTCGGGCGGCAACGTCGCGGCCGACGAGATCGTGAGCTCGCTGGTCACCGACCTGCACCTGGTGGGCGCCATCGAGCACCTGGAGTTCATCGACGACCGCTGGGTCGACGGCAAGCCGAACCGGGTGATCATCCGCAACGATCCGCCCGCGCTGCCGCCGGAGCCGGACGCGAGCAAGATCCGCGACGACATCAACGCGGTGCTGGACGGCCCCTCCACGTTCCAGACCGCGGCCTCGGAACTCCTGCGGCTCCTGCGCCGCTACCTGGAGAAGATCGAGGAGATGGACCTGGCGCGCGGTCTCGCGAGGCCCCGAGTGCGGTTGTTCCTGAACCACCGGGTGGTGGAAGCCGAGGACGACGGTTTCCTCGACTGCGGCGACGGCCGCAAGCGGATCCGCATCGAGCAGGTGCGGGAACTGGACTTCCGCGGGAGGTTCGCCCGCCGGCGCGTGCCCGGCACTGAGATCATCGACCTCGGCGTGCCGGAGCTGTTCGTGGTCGCCGAGGGCTTCTACTCCAGCGACGCCGAACGGCTCGGCTTCGAGCAGCACGACGTCCTCGTGGACCACGACGACGGCCGCGGCCCGGTGGTGGCCCAGGCCGACTACCTGGCCGCCTTCGTCGAGGTGCTCGTCGACGGCAGGCTGCGGCGCCGGATCTCGTCGGTGTTCGACGACGACGGCACCGAGTACTGGGTGCGGCAGCTCGCCGTCGGCCACGAGAACGACCCCGAGGTCGGCTGGATCCTGGTGCAGGTACCGGACTTCCGGACGTTCGACCCGGTCGAGGAGGGCGTGCTGCCCGCGGGCACGGACCCGAATTCGCCCGAGTACTTCGCGACCTACCAGCAGCTGCTCTACGAGTACTTCATCGACCAGGCCGCGGAGATCCTCGAACTGCCGAAGGCGGAACTGGCCAAGATCCGGATGGATTACGGGCCGAAGCTGTTCAGCCTGGTCGAGCGGATCGGTGACGACGCCCGGCTGGCCGTCAACGGCGTCGTCGCGGGCGACTCCTTCGGCAACGGCCACTTCCTGACCAGCGGCGGGGCGAACACCGGGATGGTCGGCCACAGCGCGCGGGTGCTGCGGTACTGGCAGGACCGGGATGCCGGGATCCACCCGGAGCAGGCGATCCGCACGCTGGCGGATGCGATCAAGCGGGACTCCGAGGCGTGGCTCAACGTCAGCGCGGTGGAGTTCAGCCAGGCATCGCCGATCAACTTCGGCGCCGAGCGGATCCAGGAGATCGCCGACGCGAACGGGATCTCGGTGGACGCGCGAGCGGCCACCGTCGACTCCAGCCGCCGGGTCCGGCACTCGCTGCTGACCCTGGACTACTCGGACTGGCGGCGGTTGTTCGTGCGCGGTGGCCGGCTCCACGCCGACCAGCTGCCGCCGCTGCACCCGCTGCACCCCGCGGCCCGCGATGCCGAAGACGCGGCCGACACCGACGCCAACGCGGAGATGGGTGGGACGGGCGCTCTCGCCCGCTGA
- a CDS encoding radical SAM protein: MAQYYPKTGVCYDHAERSKIYMIYTFSCNAACDHCLVESSPKRRAKLDPATAKEILRLGAEHGKSFLDLSGGEAMLHPKEVMEVASAARDLGYYVCLNTNAYWARTPDRARGVVADLKAAGVQAIFPSASAYHLKYVPLERVMNARAACQELDVAYELNYFYSAETETDARIQREMDLENEVFFFDGLQTTGNSEETMGELKKLYTMRVPDDIDDCFSVHLGVNPHGHVVSTCNMNYTNAKFRDTPFFLGNFYEQPFEDILRAERESAVLQFLYDNPHPALHTMLREDDEVGEYYRQTFSERRYYSVIDYYIDVFRDERTMSRIDQLLPKPLASL, encoded by the coding sequence ATGGCTCAGTACTACCCCAAGACCGGCGTCTGCTACGACCACGCAGAGCGGTCCAAGATCTACATGATCTACACGTTCAGCTGCAACGCGGCGTGCGACCACTGCCTCGTGGAGTCGAGCCCGAAGCGCCGGGCGAAGCTGGATCCCGCCACGGCCAAGGAGATATTGCGCCTCGGTGCCGAGCACGGGAAGAGCTTCTTAGACCTCTCCGGCGGCGAGGCGATGTTACATCCCAAAGAGGTCATGGAGGTCGCCAGCGCGGCACGCGACCTCGGCTACTACGTCTGCCTCAACACCAACGCCTACTGGGCGCGCACGCCCGACCGGGCGCGCGGCGTCGTCGCCGACCTGAAGGCGGCCGGCGTGCAGGCCATCTTCCCGAGCGCCAGCGCCTACCACCTCAAGTACGTGCCGCTGGAGCGCGTGATGAACGCCCGGGCCGCCTGCCAGGAACTCGACGTCGCCTACGAGCTGAACTACTTCTACTCCGCGGAGACCGAGACCGACGCGCGGATCCAGCGGGAGATGGACCTGGAGAACGAGGTCTTCTTCTTCGACGGGCTGCAGACCACCGGCAACAGCGAAGAGACGATGGGCGAGCTCAAGAAGCTCTACACGATGCGCGTCCCGGACGACATCGACGACTGCTTCAGCGTCCACCTCGGGGTGAACCCGCACGGGCACGTGGTCAGCACCTGCAACATGAACTACACCAACGCGAAGTTCCGGGACACCCCGTTCTTCCTCGGCAACTTCTACGAGCAGCCCTTCGAGGACATCCTGCGCGCCGAGCGGGAGTCCGCGGTGCTCCAGTTCCTCTATGACAACCCGCACCCGGCGCTGCACACCATGCTGCGCGAGGACGACGAGGTGGGCGAGTACTACCGGCAGACCTTCTCGGAGCGCCGCTACTACTCGGTGATCGACTACTACATCGACGTCTTCCGCGATGAGCGGACGATGTCCCGGATCGACCAGCTGCTGCCGAAACCGCTGGCATCGCTCTGA
- a CDS encoding APH(3') family aminoglycoside O-phosphotransferase, with protein MTDDVRDGRWERIAQRSYGTAIYRVEGRRTYYVKTTPPRDPDDLRFHPGNEAERLGWLAGRGIPVPEVVELGESEDLQWLVTTMVPGRPVAGGWAPHELPRVLESVADLARALHELPAGECPFDRGLESSLAGARTAVERGTVDLDDLDPEHDGWSGDRLLAKLDATPPPPEVDVVVCHGDLCLDNVLVDPEGKSVTGVIDVGRLGVADRWLDLAIVLRDLGEETREWGYDPDCAEVFLRRYGLAEIDERRFSFYRLVDEFI; from the coding sequence GTGACCGACGACGTCCGCGACGGCCGCTGGGAGCGCATCGCCCAGCGGTCGTACGGAACGGCGATCTACCGGGTCGAGGGCAGGCGCACCTACTACGTCAAGACCACGCCGCCGCGCGACCCGGACGACCTCCGGTTCCACCCGGGCAACGAGGCGGAGCGGTTGGGCTGGCTCGCGGGCCGGGGCATCCCGGTGCCGGAGGTGGTGGAGCTCGGTGAGTCCGAGGACCTCCAGTGGCTGGTGACCACGATGGTCCCGGGGCGCCCGGTGGCCGGTGGCTGGGCACCGCACGAGCTGCCGCGCGTGCTGGAGTCGGTCGCCGACCTCGCCCGCGCTCTGCACGAGCTCCCGGCCGGTGAGTGCCCGTTCGACCGCGGGCTCGAGAGCTCCCTGGCCGGTGCGCGGACAGCGGTGGAGCGGGGCACGGTCGACCTCGACGACCTCGATCCGGAGCACGACGGCTGGTCCGGGGACCGGCTGCTGGCCAAGCTCGACGCCACGCCGCCACCGCCCGAGGTGGACGTGGTGGTGTGCCACGGCGATCTGTGCCTGGACAACGTGCTGGTCGACCCGGAAGGCAAGTCGGTGACCGGAGTCATCGACGTCGGCCGGCTGGGAGTGGCGGACCGGTGGCTGGATCTCGCCATCGTCCTGCGCGATCTCGGCGAGGAGACCCGCGAGTGGGGCTACGACCCCGACTGCGCCGAGGTGTTCCTCCGCCGCTACGGGCTGGCCGAGATCGACGAGCGGCGTTTTTCCTTCTACCGGCTGGTGGACGAGTTCATCTGA
- a CDS encoding cation:proton antiporter domain-containing protein: METHQIITLLVGLALIIALARLLGALFRRLGQPSVIGEVLAGILVGPTLFDGAVSDALFPTDTRPLLWALANIGVALFMFVVGLELDQRLLRASARTATAVSLASTVVPFALGAALASFLLTRHPTENPVVFVLFLGTSMAVTAFPVLARILTDLRMTRTPLGTLAMTTAAIGDLLAWLLLACVLALAGAGGANPWMIALLVPYTAVMLWVVRPLLRRVFATTKDLTPTVLAVVSAGALLSGAATEWMGLHLIFGAFVFGLAIPRDGTEVLREQLHDRIAGFNSVLLLPVFFIVAGLKVDLSAVDLAGFGELLLILLVAIGGKVGGTFAAARLRGIEGRQSIALAFLMNTRGLTELIVLNVGLLLGIIDERLYTLLVVMAVVTTALTGPLLRLINPATGDRSVAAEDFISGGRR; this comes from the coding sequence ATGGAAACTCATCAGATCATCACTCTGCTCGTCGGGCTGGCGCTGATCATCGCGCTGGCCCGTTTGCTGGGTGCACTTTTCCGCCGTTTGGGGCAGCCGAGCGTGATCGGTGAGGTCCTGGCCGGCATTCTGGTCGGACCGACGTTGTTCGACGGCGCGGTGAGCGACGCGCTCTTCCCCACCGACACCCGCCCCCTGCTGTGGGCCCTGGCGAACATCGGGGTCGCCCTGTTCATGTTCGTCGTGGGCCTGGAACTGGATCAGCGCCTGCTCCGGGCAAGCGCCCGCACCGCCACCGCGGTGTCACTCGCCTCCACTGTGGTCCCCTTCGCGCTGGGCGCGGCGCTGGCGTCCTTCCTGCTGACCCGCCACCCCACCGAGAACCCGGTCGTCTTCGTCCTCTTCCTGGGCACGTCCATGGCGGTGACCGCCTTCCCCGTGCTGGCGCGGATCCTGACCGACCTGCGCATGACCCGCACGCCGCTGGGCACGCTGGCGATGACCACCGCCGCCATCGGCGACCTGCTCGCGTGGCTGCTGCTGGCCTGCGTGCTGGCGCTGGCCGGGGCAGGCGGGGCGAACCCGTGGATGATCGCGCTGCTCGTCCCCTACACCGCCGTGATGCTCTGGGTGGTGCGCCCGCTGCTGCGCCGGGTCTTCGCCACGACGAAGGACCTCACCCCCACCGTGCTCGCCGTGGTCTCCGCAGGTGCCCTGCTCTCCGGTGCGGCGACCGAGTGGATGGGCCTGCACCTGATCTTCGGCGCGTTCGTGTTCGGCCTGGCCATCCCCCGCGACGGCACGGAGGTGCTGCGCGAGCAGTTGCACGACCGGATCGCCGGGTTCAACTCCGTCCTGCTGCTCCCCGTGTTCTTCATCGTGGCCGGTCTGAAGGTCGACCTGTCCGCAGTGGACCTCGCCGGGTTCGGCGAGCTGCTGCTGATCCTCCTGGTCGCGATCGGCGGCAAGGTCGGCGGCACGTTCGCCGCCGCGCGGTTGCGCGGAATCGAGGGCAGGCAGTCGATCGCGCTGGCATTTCTGATGAACACGCGCGGCCTGACCGAGCTGATCGTGCTCAACGTGGGACTGCTGCTGGGCATCATCGACGAGCGCCTCTACACCCTGCTCGTAGTGATGGCGGTGGTGACCACGGCGCTGACCGGCCCGCTGCTGCGCTTGATCAATCCGGCCACCGGTGACCGTTCGGTTGCCGCCGAGGACTTCATCTCCGGCGGCCGCCGCTGA
- a CDS encoding DegT/DnrJ/EryC1/StrS family aminotransferase, with protein sequence MSQLAVLGGTPVRQDRAWPGWPQYDAETERSLVAALRSRRWAISWASDGSRARERLFAEEFARYNEIAHCVSVDHGSSALVVALEALDIGPGDEVIVPVMTWVAPVTAVLRVGALPVLVDVDPETGCITPDAIRAAVSDRTKAVIVVHLACTVADLDGIQQVVADTGIELIEDCAQAHGARWRGRPVGTFGSVGAFSFQVGKVLAGGEGGAVITADERLYRRAQQLRADSRRYRDQEVVAGEEELVESGEVMGGNYCMSELTAAVLLDQLPRLDAQHEHREKTAQVLEAGLAELGDFGPIPLPEQADKRSVYEYGIRFRPGTFGDASVERVAQAVSAELGMALWPPDLPLHRSVMLNPHTKRRFASVWDDAGRERALGRDFSGSEKYRETTLIFHHKALLGGAEDAEDLVRAVAKVRDHHAEL encoded by the coding sequence ATGAGCCAACTCGCCGTCCTCGGTGGAACTCCGGTGCGGCAGGACCGCGCCTGGCCGGGCTGGCCGCAGTACGACGCGGAGACCGAGCGTTCGCTGGTGGCCGCCCTGCGGTCGCGCCGCTGGGCGATCAGCTGGGCCAGCGACGGCTCGCGGGCGCGGGAGCGGCTCTTCGCCGAGGAGTTCGCCCGCTACAACGAGATCGCGCACTGCGTCAGCGTGGACCACGGTTCCAGCGCGCTGGTGGTGGCCCTGGAAGCGCTCGACATCGGCCCCGGCGACGAGGTCATCGTGCCGGTCATGACCTGGGTGGCGCCGGTGACGGCGGTGCTGCGGGTCGGCGCGCTGCCGGTGCTGGTGGACGTCGACCCGGAAACCGGCTGCATCACCCCGGACGCCATCCGCGCGGCGGTCTCCGACCGCACCAAGGCGGTGATCGTGGTGCACCTGGCGTGCACGGTCGCCGACCTCGACGGCATCCAGCAGGTCGTCGCCGACACCGGCATCGAGCTGATCGAGGACTGCGCGCAGGCGCACGGAGCGCGGTGGCGCGGCCGCCCGGTGGGGACGTTCGGTTCGGTCGGGGCGTTCAGCTTCCAGGTCGGGAAGGTGCTCGCCGGCGGCGAGGGCGGTGCCGTGATCACCGCCGACGAGCGGCTGTACCGGCGGGCCCAGCAGCTGCGCGCCGACTCCCGGCGCTACCGCGACCAGGAGGTCGTCGCGGGCGAGGAGGAGCTCGTCGAGAGCGGTGAGGTGATGGGCGGCAACTACTGCATGTCGGAGCTGACCGCCGCGGTGCTGCTCGACCAGCTGCCCCGCCTCGACGCGCAGCACGAGCACCGCGAGAAGACCGCGCAGGTGCTGGAGGCCGGGCTCGCGGAACTGGGCGACTTCGGCCCGATCCCGCTGCCGGAACAGGCCGACAAGCGGTCGGTCTACGAGTACGGGATCCGGTTCCGGCCGGGCACCTTCGGCGACGCCTCGGTGGAGCGGGTGGCGCAGGCCGTGAGCGCCGAGCTCGGCATGGCGCTGTGGCCGCCGGACCTGCCGCTGCACCGCAGCGTGATGCTCAACCCGCACACCAAGCGGCGGTTCGCCTCGGTTTGGGACGACGCGGGCCGGGAGCGCGCGTTGGGCCGCGACTTCAGCGGTTCGGAGAAGTACCGCGAGACCACGCTGATCTTCCACCACAAGGCGCTGCTCGGTGGCGCCGAGGACGCCGAGGACCTGGTCCGGGCGGTGGCGAAGGTCCGCGACCACCACGCGGAGCTCTAG